Proteins from a single region of Chryseobacterium sp. W4I1:
- a CDS encoding leucine-rich repeat domain-containing protein has product MRKIKIFTTLGLIISGLSLFYTQKLNFKDQNFEKAVIENFDVNKNGAIEQPEADAVTNLFLMQKGITSADDAKLFANVKMLVLDDNNITSVSIGGFAHLQLFSCTGCKMSSFKAENLKNLTSLYLDNNLLESTSLKETPGIDQLTLSLNQLKTIDLTALKNLRKLNVEHNKILKLDISGNPALQTLNVGGNKMKETDIKMGTKTDVTVFGTEP; this is encoded by the coding sequence ATGAGGAAAATTAAAATATTTACAACACTCGGCCTGATTATTTCAGGATTATCCTTATTCTATACTCAAAAACTCAATTTTAAAGATCAAAACTTTGAAAAAGCTGTGATCGAAAATTTTGACGTTAACAAAAACGGTGCAATTGAACAACCGGAGGCAGATGCCGTTACCAATTTATTTTTGATGCAGAAGGGAATTACATCAGCTGATGATGCAAAACTCTTTGCCAACGTTAAGATGCTCGTACTTGATGATAACAATATTACTAGTGTTTCAATCGGAGGTTTTGCGCATCTCCAGCTTTTTTCGTGTACGGGATGCAAGATGTCTTCTTTTAAAGCAGAAAATCTTAAAAATCTGACTTCTTTATATCTGGACAATAATCTTCTGGAGAGTACTTCATTGAAGGAAACTCCGGGAATTGATCAATTAACATTATCTTTAAATCAATTAAAAACCATTGATCTCACCGCGCTCAAAAACCTGAGAAAACTGAACGTTGAACATAATAAAATTCTTAAGCTTGATATTTCCGGAAACCCAGCCCTTCAGACTCTGAATGTAGGTGGTAATAAAATGAAGGAAACAGATATTAAGATGGGAACGAAGACCGACGTAACTGTTTTCGGAACTGAGCCCTAA
- a CDS encoding barstar family protein — MKTIYIDFTDIGDYEDFYAQLKEKITLPEHFGDNLDALSDVITGELEMPLHLEFVNMTVDQLEMFEDLLTTLEDAEDETEEFTFTYYLEQYEDEEGDDTAAEDEE; from the coding sequence ATGAAGACAATATATATCGATTTTACAGACATAGGCGACTACGAAGATTTTTACGCCCAATTAAAGGAAAAGATCACGCTTCCTGAACATTTTGGAGATAATCTTGATGCTCTTTCTGATGTGATCACCGGAGAACTGGAAATGCCTCTTCACCTGGAATTCGTCAATATGACGGTAGATCAGCTGGAGATGTTTGAAGATCTGCTGACCACGCTTGAAGATGCAGAGGATGAAACAGAAGAGTTCACCTTCACGTATTACCTGGAACAGTACGAAGATGAAGAAGGTGATGACACTGCTGCTGAAGACGAAGAATAA
- a CDS encoding cystathionine gamma-synthase produces the protein MMNFNTKVIHGGQHHESATGSVNVPVFLTSTFAQKSPGVHSGYEYSRAANPTRQALEDSLASIENGARGLAFGSGLAAIDCVLKLLNPGDEVVAVDDLYGGTYRMFTRLFEKYQLKFTFVNFDDVSKIADVITDKTKLIWVETPTNPLMKLVDIKAVVEMAKGKDILVAVDNTFATPYIQRPIDLGADIVMHSATKYLGGHSDVIAGALIAKDAELGEKLHFIQFASGGILGPHDSYLVLRGIKTLALRMQRHSDNGLAVARYLETHPAVDKVIYPGLESHPQYELAKSQMKESGGMVSFTFKSGKKEDAVKFLEKVRVFTLAESLGGVESLANHPALMTHASIPADKREELGITDDLVRLSVGIEDAEDLIADLEKAFS, from the coding sequence ATTATGAATTTTAATACCAAAGTAATTCACGGAGGGCAGCACCATGAGTCTGCCACAGGTTCTGTCAATGTTCCTGTATTTTTAACTTCTACATTCGCACAGAAAAGCCCGGGAGTACATTCCGGATATGAATATTCAAGAGCAGCCAACCCTACAAGACAGGCGTTGGAAGACTCTTTGGCAAGCATTGAAAACGGGGCAAGAGGTCTTGCTTTCGGTTCAGGATTAGCTGCCATCGACTGTGTTTTGAAATTACTGAATCCTGGTGATGAGGTAGTAGCGGTAGATGACCTTTATGGAGGTACTTACAGAATGTTTACCAGACTTTTTGAAAAATATCAGCTGAAATTTACGTTCGTGAATTTTGATGATGTTTCTAAAATTGCTGATGTCATTACAGATAAAACAAAGCTGATCTGGGTAGAAACGCCTACCAATCCTCTAATGAAACTTGTAGACATCAAAGCTGTTGTGGAAATGGCCAAAGGAAAAGATATCCTGGTTGCTGTTGACAACACTTTCGCGACACCATACATCCAGAGACCTATTGATCTGGGAGCAGATATCGTAATGCACTCGGCTACAAAATATTTAGGTGGGCATTCCGATGTCATCGCCGGAGCATTGATTGCAAAAGATGCTGAACTGGGAGAAAAACTTCACTTTATCCAGTTTGCGAGCGGTGGTATTTTAGGACCTCATGATTCTTACCTTGTTTTAAGAGGAATCAAAACGTTAGCATTAAGAATGCAGCGTCATTCAGACAATGGACTTGCTGTAGCAAGATATCTTGAAACTCATCCTGCAGTGGATAAGGTAATCTATCCAGGACTGGAGTCTCACCCTCAGTATGAGCTTGCTAAATCTCAGATGAAAGAGTCAGGAGGAATGGTTTCCTTCACTTTTAAGTCCGGTAAAAAAGAAGATGCTGTAAAATTCCTTGAGAAAGTAAGAGTTTTCACTTTGGCAGAATCTTTAGGAGGAGTAGAATCTTTAGCCAATCATCCAGCTTTAATGACCCATGCTTCCATTCCTGCAGACAAACGTGAGGAGCTTGGCATTACAGACGATTTAGTTCGTTTGAGTGTTGGTATCGAAGATGCCGAAGATCTGATTGCAGATCTTGAGAAAGCTTTTTCTTAA
- a CDS encoding ribonuclease domain-containing protein — MVKIRSVFFICLGLLFGMSVMYIYNNFIADKKGNTESIKTEATQYGSTSSNTQSKGNTSSQSIDQLTEEKKVISYVKQNHRLPDYYITKNEARKLGWNPSKGNLCEILPGKAIGGDHFSNREQRLPQGEKYFEADVNYNCGNRNSDRIIFTGNGDIYLTKDHYKSFEKQ, encoded by the coding sequence ATGGTAAAAATAAGATCGGTATTTTTTATTTGTCTGGGACTTCTCTTCGGGATGTCTGTGATGTATATCTACAATAATTTTATTGCTGATAAAAAAGGAAATACGGAAAGCATAAAAACAGAAGCTACACAGTACGGAAGCACTTCCTCAAATACTCAAAGTAAAGGAAATACTTCTTCACAGTCTATAGATCAGCTGACAGAGGAAAAAAAGGTCATCAGTTATGTAAAGCAGAATCACAGGCTGCCTGACTATTATATTACTAAAAATGAAGCGAGAAAGCTAGGCTGGAATCCTTCAAAGGGTAATCTATGCGAAATACTGCCGGGAAAAGCCATAGGTGGTGATCATTTCAGCAACCGGGAGCAAAGACTTCCCCAGGGTGAAAAGTATTTTGAAGCAGATGTAAATTATAACTGCGGAAACAGAAATTCAGACCGGATCATCTTTACTGGAAACGGCGATATTTATCTGACTAAAGACCATTATAAGAGTTTTGAAAAGCAGTAA
- a CDS encoding GNAT family N-acetyltransferase — MKTETKRLLLRELEETDIDRMFLLDSNPEVMKYIGVPVLTEKSQALEVIRKIRKQYDENGTGRLAVIEKETGLLIGWSGLKFLTEEINGYKNVLELGYRYLPDSWGKGYAMEAARASLDLGFIDMKADIIYACAHFENEGSNHILTKLGFEKTGEFEEPDGICNWYELKRDPYVQ, encoded by the coding sequence ATGAAAACAGAAACAAAAAGACTGCTTTTACGAGAACTTGAAGAAACAGATATTGATAGAATGTTTCTGCTGGATTCAAACCCGGAAGTGATGAAATACATCGGTGTCCCAGTACTTACAGAAAAAAGTCAGGCATTAGAAGTGATTCGAAAGATCAGGAAGCAATACGATGAAAATGGTACAGGAAGACTGGCTGTGATCGAAAAGGAAACCGGATTACTGATCGGCTGGAGCGGTCTGAAATTTCTGACTGAAGAGATCAACGGGTACAAAAATGTTCTGGAGCTTGGTTACCGCTATTTACCTGACTCATGGGGGAAAGGTTACGCTATGGAAGCTGCAAGAGCCTCTCTTGACCTTGGATTTATTGATATGAAAGCGGATATTATCTATGCCTGTGCACATTTTGAAAATGAAGGTTCGAATCATATTTTAACAAAATTAGGTTTTGAAAAAACCGGTGAATTTGAGGAACCGGACGGGATCTGTAACTGGTATGAACTTAAACGTGATCCATATGTACAATAA
- a CDS encoding T9SS type A sorting domain-containing protein, translating into MKNIYKNLMKALYACFLLGYMVVSAQLTVMGVGNYSVGGISDGGIVSMQTSDGQIYKWDEINGLVQIGAISNGYPAAGRTLITADGTKIGSSVTNSLTTFNEISTYDIGTSAWTSHGGLVASGWDGHVSSTWGMTPDGNTIVGLGWVTAGSAHAVKWDAANGVTDLGSSIAGSSSRANAINSDGTVIVGWQDQADGTRSGAKWVNGVQSFITDSNGNYVGEAGDVSADGSTIIGSAMPDPYVWNSVTGLTYIAHPNSSFFFSGGATGISADGKKVIGFYRPFAAPPMSGEGFIWTAAGGRVNLNDYAISLGINTQGVTMSLPLAMSHDGLRIAGVGTNASGQIVAFYLNLSEVQLSTHENTIQNNSISVYPNPVKEILYFKGINEIDKAEIYNMVGQKVKTFSAVKGSIDISSLSKGNYILQIFVKGENSQSFKFIRQ; encoded by the coding sequence ATGAAAAACATTTACAAAAATTTAATGAAAGCTTTATATGCTTGCTTTTTGCTCGGGTATATGGTGGTCAGTGCACAGCTTACTGTAATGGGAGTTGGGAATTATAGCGTTGGAGGTATCTCTGATGGTGGAATTGTAAGTATGCAAACAAGTGATGGGCAGATCTATAAGTGGGATGAAATAAATGGCCTCGTCCAGATTGGTGCAATATCCAACGGATATCCTGCTGCAGGTCGCACATTGATTACAGCCGATGGAACAAAGATAGGCTCTTCTGTAACCAATTCACTGACAACTTTTAATGAAATATCTACTTATGATATAGGAACTTCTGCCTGGACCAGTCATGGTGGTTTGGTGGCTTCTGGCTGGGACGGGCATGTAAGTTCTACCTGGGGAATGACTCCGGATGGGAATACTATTGTAGGATTGGGCTGGGTGACTGCTGGAAGTGCACATGCTGTGAAATGGGATGCTGCCAACGGAGTGACAGATCTGGGAAGCAGTATTGCCGGAAGCAGCTCCAGAGCAAATGCCATCAATTCTGACGGAACGGTGATTGTAGGCTGGCAAGATCAGGCTGACGGAACAAGAAGCGGTGCCAAGTGGGTCAACGGAGTACAAAGTTTCATCACAGACAGTAATGGTAATTACGTAGGAGAAGCAGGAGATGTTTCTGCAGACGGGAGTACAATCATAGGCTCTGCTATGCCTGATCCGTATGTATGGAACAGTGTAACAGGTCTTACCTACATCGCTCATCCGAATTCCTCATTCTTCTTCAGTGGAGGAGCAACGGGAATCTCTGCTGATGGTAAAAAAGTAATTGGATTTTACAGACCTTTCGCAGCACCACCAATGTCTGGAGAAGGCTTTATCTGGACTGCAGCAGGCGGACGGGTCAATCTGAATGATTATGCGATAAGTTTGGGAATCAATACCCAGGGAGTCACCATGTCTCTCCCTCTGGCGATGTCCCATGACGGGCTGCGAATTGCCGGAGTAGGTACCAATGCATCCGGACAGATCGTTGCGTTTTATCTGAATCTTTCGGAGGTACAGCTTTCTACTCATGAGAATACAATACAAAATAATAGCATTTCCGTTTATCCGAACCCTGTTAAAGAGATTCTTTATTTTAAAGGAATCAATGAGATCGATAAGGCGGAAATATACAACATGGTCGGTCAGAAAGTAAAAACATTCAGTGCTGTAAAAGGTAGTATTGATATTTCTTCCTTATCAAAGGGGAATTATATTCTACAGATTTTCGTGAAAGGGGAAAATTCACAAAGTTTTAAATTCATCAGACAGTAA
- a CDS encoding GIY-YIG nuclease family protein has translation MKPGFVYIMTNKNHTTLYTGVTSNLPNRIKQHKDSYYEQSFTSRYKLHILVYWESFQEIGDAIFREKQIKAGSRQKKLDLINSLNPEWIDLTDDIENIMDVF, from the coding sequence ATGAAACCAGGCTTTGTTTACATTATGACCAACAAGAACCATACAACTCTTTACACAGGGGTTACTTCAAATCTGCCCAACCGCATCAAACAGCATAAAGACAGTTATTACGAACAAAGTTTTACCTCAAGATACAAATTACATATCTTGGTCTACTGGGAATCTTTTCAAGAAATCGGAGATGCTATTTTTCGGGAAAAGCAGATCAAGGCAGGTTCAAGACAGAAAAAACTGGATCTCATCAATTCGTTAAACCCTGAATGGATAGATTTAACAGACGACATTGAAAATATTATGGATGTTTTCTGA
- the gldC gene encoding gliding motility protein GldC, with product MRKTQITIDVELDENHIPEHITWNAQDGGVEKEETKATMISVWDDKTMEALRIDLWTKEMPVDQMKMFIHQIMVSLGSTYQRATGEEDVAQWLEQIAEEFAVKSAIKM from the coding sequence ATGAGAAAAACTCAGATTACAATAGATGTAGAGTTGGATGAGAACCACATTCCTGAACATATAACATGGAACGCTCAGGACGGCGGTGTGGAAAAAGAAGAAACTAAAGCAACAATGATCTCCGTTTGGGATGATAAAACGATGGAAGCCTTAAGAATTGATCTTTGGACAAAAGAAATGCCGGTAGATCAGATGAAAATGTTTATCCATCAAATTATGGTATCTTTAGGGAGTACTTACCAGAGAGCTACCGGAGAAGAAGATGTAGCACAATGGTTGGAACAAATTGCTGAGGAATTTGCGGTGAAATCAGCGATAAAAATGTAA
- the nadE gene encoding NAD(+) synthase, whose amino-acid sequence MQTQKVIDHIVSWLKDYAVKANVKGYVIGVSGGVDSGVVSTLAAMTGLKTLLIEMPIRQKPDQIDRAWEHMNDIKSKFPNVEAMSVNLTPAFEELYKTFDVKDDLFPNEKLAFANTRSRLRMLTLYYYGQLNGLLVCGTGNKVEDFGIGFYTKYGDGGVDVSPIADLYKTEVYTLARALNLVKNIQEAIPTDGLWDVDRTDEQQIGATYPELEKIQKEYGTKTADDYEGRDKEVFLIFDRMHKAAKHKIDPIPVCDIPEEWRND is encoded by the coding sequence ATGCAAACTCAAAAAGTAATAGATCATATTGTAAGCTGGTTAAAGGACTATGCTGTAAAAGCTAATGTAAAAGGATATGTCATAGGTGTTTCCGGAGGTGTGGATTCCGGAGTGGTTTCTACTTTAGCAGCTATGACAGGATTGAAAACGCTTCTGATCGAAATGCCGATCCGCCAGAAACCGGACCAGATAGACCGTGCATGGGAACATATGAACGACATTAAATCAAAGTTTCCTAATGTGGAAGCCATGTCAGTAAATCTGACTCCTGCTTTTGAGGAACTTTATAAAACATTTGATGTAAAGGACGACCTGTTTCCTAATGAGAAACTGGCTTTCGCCAATACTAGGTCACGTTTGAGAATGCTTACCCTATATTATTACGGGCAGCTGAACGGCCTTCTTGTATGCGGAACAGGAAATAAAGTGGAAGATTTCGGCATTGGGTTTTATACGAAATATGGGGATGGCGGTGTAGACGTTTCTCCTATCGCAGATCTCTACAAAACTGAAGTTTATACGCTGGCAAGAGCTTTAAACCTGGTTAAAAATATTCAGGAAGCCATTCCTACAGACGGGCTTTGGGATGTGGACAGAACGGATGAACAACAGATCGGTGCTACTTATCCTGAACTGGAAAAGATCCAGAAAGAATACGGGACAAAAACTGCAGACGATTATGAAGGCCGCGATAAAGAGGTTTTCTTAATTTTTGACAGAATGCATAAAGCAGCAAAACATAAAATAGATCCTATCCCCGTTTGTGATATTCCCGAGGAATGGAGGAATGATTAG
- a CDS encoding gliding motility protein GldB: MKIFRIIALSSILVLALDSCKKESENQWKVEIKETAEKVQMTDISKEFYNAEIPLDQFKTKFPWFQGTVSDADFGKRRLDAEEIKIYKEAAGKIDQVKLQKELQDLFSHIKYYYPQFKYPKVYLFSSALQMIQDPIFYDSKGNLLFIDITGFMGDGNANYKGLELYFQKSMNPQNIVPKVSQIFAENIVTESPDHQKFIDKVILNGKIMMLQDAFLPDTPDYLKMNYTRKQYDWAVANEANIWNYFVESNLIFGDDPRLVERFISPGPFSKFYTEIDNESSPQIGIFTGWQICKAYFRQKPETKLQEFLKLDATKIFNDAVYKPKTK; this comes from the coding sequence ATGAAGATTTTTAGAATTATTGCCCTTTCTTCCATTTTAGTTCTCGCCTTGGATTCATGTAAAAAAGAATCTGAAAACCAATGGAAAGTAGAAATAAAAGAGACTGCTGAAAAAGTACAGATGACAGATATTTCCAAAGAATTTTATAATGCGGAAATTCCTTTGGATCAGTTTAAAACCAAATTTCCATGGTTCCAGGGAACCGTTTCCGATGCAGACTTTGGAAAGAGGAGGTTAGATGCAGAAGAAATCAAGATCTACAAAGAAGCAGCCGGTAAAATAGATCAGGTAAAACTTCAGAAAGAACTTCAGGATCTGTTTTCTCACATCAAATATTATTATCCGCAGTTTAAATATCCTAAAGTATACCTTTTTTCATCGGCATTACAAATGATTCAGGATCCTATTTTCTATGATTCAAAAGGCAATCTTCTGTTCATAGACATTACCGGATTTATGGGTGATGGTAATGCGAATTATAAAGGATTGGAACTGTATTTCCAGAAATCAATGAACCCGCAGAATATTGTGCCCAAAGTTTCACAGATCTTTGCTGAAAATATTGTAACCGAATCCCCGGATCACCAGAAATTCATTGATAAGGTCATTCTGAACGGAAAGATCATGATGCTCCAAGATGCTTTCCTTCCTGATACGCCAGATTATCTGAAGATGAACTACACCAGAAAACAGTATGACTGGGCCGTAGCCAATGAAGCAAACATCTGGAATTATTTTGTAGAAAGCAACTTAATTTTCGGAGATGACCCAAGGCTGGTAGAACGTTTTATTTCTCCCGGGCCATTCTCAAAATTTTATACGGAAATAGATAACGAGTCTTCACCGCAGATCGGCATCTTTACGGGATGGCAGATCTGTAAAGCTTATTTCAGACAGAAACCGGAAACAAAACTACAGGAATTCTTAAAACTTGATGCCACCAAAATCTTTAATGATGCGGTGTACAAACCTAAAACAAAGTAA